A window of the Microtus pennsylvanicus isolate mMicPen1 chromosome 4, mMicPen1.hap1, whole genome shotgun sequence genome harbors these coding sequences:
- the Calml5 gene encoding calmodulin-like protein 5, whose product MSHGFPREQVEEFHAAFDRFDKNKDGHISVQELGDVMKQLGKNLSEEELKALISKVDTDNDGTISFDEFLAAMAKYKRGSTEQEMRAVFSVFDKDGDGHITVDELKQAMAQLGEEISQEELDSMIREADVDQDGKVDYNEFVRMLQEK is encoded by the coding sequence ATGTCTCACGGGTTTCCTAGAGAGCAGGTGGAAGAGTTCCACGCAGCCTTTGATAGGTTTGACAAGAATAAGGACGGCCACATCAGCGTCCAGGAACTGGGCGATGTGATGAAGCAGCTCGGCAAGAACCTCTCAGAGGAAGAGCTGAAGGCGCTCATCTCCAAGGTGGACACAGACAATGATGGCACCATCAGCTTCGACGAATTCTTGGCAGCCATGGCCAAATACAAGAGAGGGAGCACGGAGCAGGAGATGCGGGCGGTATTCAGTGTCTTTGACAAGGATGGTGACGGGCACATCACTGTGGACGAACTCAAGCAGGCCATGGCGCAGCTGGGAGAGGAGATTTCGCAGGAGGAGCTGGACAGCATGATCCGTGAGGCTGATGTGGACCAGGATGGGAAGGTGGACTATAACGAGTTTGTGCGCATGCTCCAGGAGAAGTGA